The Lycium barbarum isolate Lr01 chromosome 10, ASM1917538v2, whole genome shotgun sequence genome includes a region encoding these proteins:
- the LOC132614623 gene encoding probable glycosyltransferase At5g03795 yields the protein MATFTFSLCFLSFLFVFVHSSSSPYLLSPSTFYQSYNKMLTSFKIFIYTPPQPITFSPPPSSIFYNFLLNSQFITKDPNKAHLFFIPFAPNTTTRSIARLVRDLRTKYPYWNPTLGADHFFISPQGIDFSSDRNALELKKNSIQISVFPTTSGKFIPHKDISLPPVTSPSLARAHAPTKEKSSSLLELSHAPVKSDQSFLGYLKWDGKTELDFVNELKLDSDFIVESEPSDHIVSKFCLFLYNAADVALTITEAMSSGCVPVVIVDRPIQDLPLTDVLRWSEMAMLIGNRRGVKGLKDVLRGVHVDRYEKMRGLCVAAAHHMVWNAEPQPYDAFYMVMYQLWLRRHTIRYTRREDFLLHLLV from the coding sequence ATGGCAACTTTCACATTTTCCCTCTGTTTTCTCAGTTTCCTCTTTGTCTTTGTTCATTCTTCTTCTTCCCCTTATCTTCTATCACCCTCAACATTTTACCAAAGTTACAATAAGATGctcacaagtttcaaaatattCATTTACACCCCTCCTCAACCCATAACTttttctcctcctccttcttcaaTCTTCTACAATTTCCTTCTTAACAGCCAATTTATAACAAAAGACCCAAACAAAGCTCATCTATTTTTCATACCTTTTGCACCTAACACCACCACGCGCTCTATAGCGCGTCTTGTTCGTGACCTTAGAACAAAATATCCTTACTGGAATCCAACACTCGGAGCTGATCACTTCTTCATATCACCTCAAGGAATCGACTTTTCTTCTGACAGAAATGCCCTTGAACTGAAGAAAAATTCAATTCAGATTTCTGTTTTTCCCACTACTTCCGGTAAGTTTATACCTCATAAGGACATCAGTTTGCCTCCGGTAACATCACCCTCACTCGCACGCGCCCACGCGCCGACGAAAGAAAAATCCTCATCCTTACTCGAACTATCTCACGCGCCGGTGAAAAGCGATCAGTCGTTTCTAGGTTATTTAAAATGGGACGGAAAGACGGAGTTAGACTTTGTAAACGAGTTGAAGTTAGACTCAGATTTCATCGTCGAATCTGAGCCGTCGGATCATATAGTAAGCAAATTCTGCTTGTTCCTCTACAACGCTGCTGACGTGGCGCTAACTATAACGGAAGCGATGTCATCGGGATGCGTGCCGGTAGTGATTGTAGACCGTCCGATTCAGGATTTACCGTTGACGGACGTACTGAGATGGTCGGAAATGGCGATGTTGATCGGAAACCGACGTGGAGTGAAAGGATTGAAGGATGTGCTGAGAGGTGTACACGTGGATCGATATGAGAAGATGAGGGGATTGTGTGTGGCGGCAGCTCACCATATGGTGTGGAACGCGGAACCTCAGCCGTACGATGCTTTTTATATGGTGATGTATCAGTTGTGGTTGAGACGGCATACGATTAGATACACTCGGAGGGAAGATTTTTTACTACATTTGCTTGTATAG
- the LOC132614992 gene encoding uncharacterized protein LOC132614992, translating into MAGVYWITFLVVLFCLVGAFDASAGDADPLYRACFGQCKETGCAGETCFPHCKTPSNDSSSDDNWYLKEPLYLWLKQANCISDCQYHCMLQREEERATHGFGPVKYHGKWPFKRVFGLQEPVSVAFSVLNLAMHLHGWLSFFMLIYYKLRSNSDETTCYSYSSLWHIYAFLSINSWLWSAVFHSRDMDFTEKLDYSSAVALLGFSLILAVLRSFSVKNEAMRVLVAAPLLAFTVTHILYLNNYQMDYGWNMKVCVVIAVSQLLIWAVWAGISRHPSRWKLWTVVVGGGLAMLLEIYDFPPYQGLVDAHALWHATTIPLTYIWWSFIKDDAKFGNSNLSKKVR; encoded by the exons ATGGCAGGTGTTTATTGGATCACTTTCTTGGTAGTTCTATTTTGTCTTGTTGGTGCATTTGATGCTAGTGCTGGAGATGCTGACCCTTTGTACAG GGCTTGTTTTGGCCAGTGTAAAGAGACCGGGTGTGCTGGAGAAACATGCTTCCCGCATTGTAAAACTCCTTCAAATGATTCTTCTTCTGATGATAACTGGTACTTAAAAGAGCCTCTATACCTATGGTTGAAACAAGCGAATTGCATAAGTGATTGCCAGTATCACTGCATGCTTCAAAGAGAAGAAGAACGAGCGACACATGGATTTGGGCCTGTGAAATATCACGGGAAATGGCCATTCAAACGAGTGTTTGGGCTTCAG GAGCCAGTGTCTGTTGCTTTCTCTGTGCTTAACCTTGCAATGCATCTCCATGGATGGTTGTCCTTTTTCATGCTTATTTACTACAAGTTACGATCAAACTCTGATGAGACGACCTGCTACAGTTACAGTAGTTTGTGGCACATTTACGCGTTCTTGTCTATAAACTCATGGTTATGGAGTGCCGTCTTCCACAGCCG AGACATGGATTTTACAGAAAAGCTGGACTACTCATCTGCTGTGGCGTTACTTGGATTTTCACTGATTTTAGCAGTATTAAGAAGTTTCAGTGTAAAGAATGAGGCGATGAGAGTTCTGGTTGCCGCTCCATTGCTTGCCTTCACAGTCACTCATATATTGTACCTGAACAACTATCAAATGGACTATG GATGGAACATGAAAGTTTGTGTTGTGATAGCTGTTTCTCAACTTCTAATCTGGGCAGTCTGGGCTGGAATTAGCCGTCATCCTTCTCGGTGGAAGTTATGGACGGTGGTTGTGGGAGGTGGCCTCGCTATGCTCCTAGAGATCTACGACTTCCCTCCATATCAAGGACTAGTAGATGCCCATGCACTTTGGCATGCGACCACAATCCCTCTGACCTATATCTGGTGGAGTTTCATCAAGGATGATGCAAAGTTTGGAAATTCAAACTTGAGTAAAAAAGTGAGGTAG
- the LOC132614344 gene encoding protein RSI-1, translated as MAKGGYNASILLLLSMFLILLISSNVVEGYNRLRPSDCKPRCTYRCSATSHKKPCMFFCQKCCATCLCVPAGVYGNKQTCPCYNNWKTQEGKPKCP; from the exons ATGGCAAAAGGTGGATACAATGCTAGCATCTTGTTGCTTCTCTCAATGTTCTTGATATTGCTCATTTCCTCCAATGTGGTTGAg GGTTACAACAGGCTCCGCCCTAGTG ATTGCAAGCCACGATGTACCTATCGATGCTCAGCAACATCACACAAGAAGCCATGTATGTTCTTTTGTCAAAAATGTTGTGCTACATGCTTGTGTGTTCCTGCTGGGGTTTATGGCAACAAACAAACATGCCCTTGTTACAACAACTGGAAGACTCAAGAAGGAAAACCCAAATGCCCTTAA